In Vigna unguiculata cultivar IT97K-499-35 chromosome 3, ASM411807v1, whole genome shotgun sequence, a single genomic region encodes these proteins:
- the LOC114178463 gene encoding protein SUPPRESSOR OF GENE SILENCING 3-like, which produces MSSKRGGRSSTVATNGDSSSKGKNASESLPKVEQLSHDVNLQSGEDDGEWVVYSRKSKNRAKSSAAKPWSPPVSGYDGGVGRASGSATGTGTGNGNPWHSKNANFRRTAEGNARTQLNASKSDSSNVISSTLIRPPLEHGWNWQSRSGSMQQRGDDSMVKDEIREESPVKNDGVDEEGEEGFDAMEDTDEDLMSDDYDSDASQKSHETRKKNKWFKVFFENFDSLTIDKINEPERQWHCPACRGGPGAIDWYRGLQPLITHAKTKGSKRVKIHREFAELLDEELLRRGTAVIPPGEVFGMWKGLKDEDKDHEIVWPPMVVVQNTRLEQDENDKWLGMGNQELLNYFSTYDAVKARHSYGPHGHRGLSVLIFEASAIGYLEAERLHKHFAEQGTDRDAWFSHHRRLFLPGGRRQLYGYMAVKEDLDIFNRHCQGKSRLKYDMRSYQDMVVNQLRQMSEDNQLLVYLKDRDVRKQKQTKALEESLDIVTEKLRRTMEENRIVRLRTKMQHEENKEEMYMQEQFFKEQIRIIHDSRAAKEEEFERMQQEKREKVKPLCSSPLNEEEGRVKVDEYLKFVEFQDKEMENFVAEEEKLREAHKENVAAMMRRHWEEKVELEESFNKGLSKLMEKYSLSHPETKFNGI; this is translated from the exons ATGAGTTCAAAAAGAGGTGGGAGATCTTCCACTGTGGCAACCAATGGTGATTCTTCTTCCAAAGGGAAAAATGCATCAGAGTCTCTTCCAAAAGTTGAGCAATTGAGTCATGATGTTAACCTTCAGTCAGGAGAAGATGATGGTGAGTGGGTGGTGTATTCAAGGAAATCCAAGAATAGAGCCAAAAGCAGTGCTGCAAAACCATGGAGTCCTCCGGTTTCTGGGTATGATGGAGGAGTTGGAAGGGCTTCTGGTTCTGCAACTGGAACTGGAACTGGAAATGGAAATCCTTGGCATTCCAAAAATGCTAACTTTAGAAGAACTGCAGAAGGAAATGCAAGGACCCAGTTAAATGCAAGTAAATCTGACAGCAGCAATGTGATTTCTAGCACATTAATTCGACCTCCCTTGGAGCATGGGTGGAATTGGCAATCCAGAAGTGGTTCCATGCAGCAACGGGGTGATGATAGCATGGTAAAGGATGAGATTAGAGAAGAATCCCCTGTGAAGAATGATGGTGTTGATGAAGAGGGGGAGGAGGGATTTGATGCAATGGAAGATACTGATGAGGATCTAATGAGTGATGACTATGATTCTGATGCTAGTCAAAAGAGCCATGAGACTCGTAAGAAGAACAAATGGTTTAAGGTTTTCTTCGAGAATTTTGATAGCCTAACAATTGATAAGATTAACGAACCAGAAAGACAGTGGCACTGTCCGGCTTGTCGAGGTGGTCCTGGTGCCATTGATTGGTACAGAGGGCTTCAGCCTCTGATTACTCATGCCAAAACAAAAGGGTCAAAAAGGGTGAAGATCCACAGGGAGTTTGCAGAGCTTTTGGATGAGGAATTGCTCAGAAGAGGCACTGCAGTAATTCCACCAGGGGAAGTGTTTGGTATGTGGAAAGGCTTGAAAGATGAGGACAAAGATCATGAAATCGTTTGGCCTCCAATGGTTGTCGTTCAGAACACAAGACTAGAACAGGATGAAAATGACAAG TGGCTAGGTATGGGAAACCAAGAGCTTCTTAATTATTTCAGCACTTACGATGCTGTGAAAGCTCGACACTCTTATGGCCCCCATGGTCATCGAGGGTTGAGTGTTTTGATATTTGAAGCCTCAGCTATAGGTTATCTCGAGGCTGAGCGTCTTCACAAACACTTTGCAGAACAAGGAACTGACAGAGATGCCTGGTTTAGCCACCACCGGAGATTATTTCTCCCTGGTGGCCGGAGACAGCTCTATGGCTACATGGCAGTAAAAGAAGACCTGGACATTTTCAACAGACACTGCCAAG GTAAATCTAGACTGAAATATGACATGAGATCATACCAGGATATGGTCGTAAACCAACTTCGGCAAATGAGTGAGGACAACCAGCTACTTGTTTATTTGAAGGACAGGGAtgtcagaaaacaaaaacaaacaaaagctCTCGAAGAATCCTTGGATATAGTGACCGAGAAGCTGCGAAGGACAATGGAGGAAAATCGCATTGTGAGGTTGAGAACTAAAATGCAACACGAAGAGAACAAGGAAGAG ATGTACATGCAAGAACAATTTTTCAAGGAGCAGATCAGAATCATTCACGATTCAAGGGCTGCAAAGGAAGAAGAGTTTGAGAGGATGCAGCAGGAGAAACGTGAGAAGGTGAAGCCATTATGTTCCAGCCCCTTAAATGAAGAGGAAGGGAGAGTCAA GGTTGATGAATATCTAAAATTTGTTGAGTTTCAAGATAAAGAAATGGAAAACTTTGTTGCTGAAGAGGAGAAACTTCGAGAAGCTCATAAAGAGAATGTTGCTGCAATGATGCGGAGGCACTGGGAGGAAAAGGTGGAGTTGGAGGAAAGTTTTAACAAGGGACTATCTAAGCTCATGGAAAAGTATTCACTTTCTCACCCAGAAACCAAGTTCAATGGTATCTGA
- the LOC114179411 gene encoding VQ motif-containing protein 31-like isoform X1: MMVYDRYLKKVMRMEKATIHGAASDCRPLTTFVQTNSDAFREVVQRLTGPSEPKVGESAKVSTMKRTTSKLHERRKSMKPKLEIVKPILHFKTGACSSPSKSSKSCSFPPSPGSGSSSLLHSPTTPSTLFSHLSIMENEKKQESVMHELNTEEEEKAIRERRFYLHPSPRAKPGYSDPELLILFPLASAKPCEKLEF, from the exons ATGATGGTATACGACAGGTATcttaaaaaag TGATGAGAATGGAGAAGGCAACGATCCATGGTGCAGCATCAGATTGCAGGCCACTGACCACCTTTGTTCAGACAAACTCAGATGCATTCAGGGAAGTGGTACAACGTTTGACAGGTCCATCGGAACCAAAAGTAGGAGAGTCTGCAAAGGTTTCGACCATGAAAAGGACAACCTCAAAACTCCATGAGAGAAGGAAATCCATGAAGCCAAAGCTTGAGATTGTGAAACCCATTTTGCATTTCAAAACAGGTGCATGTTCTTCACCCTCTAAGTCATCAAAAAGTTGTAGCTTTCCTCCGAGTCCTGGATCAGGAAGTTCAAGCCTTCTTCATAGCCCCACCACCCCTTCGACCTTGTTCTCCCATTTGAGCATTATGGAGAATGAAAAGAAACAAGAGTCGGTGATGCATGAATTGAAcacagaagaagaagagaaagctATCAGAGAAAGGAGATTTTATTTGCATCCATCACCACGTGCAAAACCAGGTTACAGTGACCCAGAATTACTTATTTTGTTTCCTCTGGCCTCTGCTAAACCATGTGAGAAACTAGAATTTTGA
- the LOC114179411 gene encoding VQ motif-containing protein 31-like isoform X2 translates to MRMEKATIHGAASDCRPLTTFVQTNSDAFREVVQRLTGPSEPKVGESAKVSTMKRTTSKLHERRKSMKPKLEIVKPILHFKTGACSSPSKSSKSCSFPPSPGSGSSSLLHSPTTPSTLFSHLSIMENEKKQESVMHELNTEEEEKAIRERRFYLHPSPRAKPGYSDPELLILFPLASAKPCEKLEF, encoded by the coding sequence ATGAGAATGGAGAAGGCAACGATCCATGGTGCAGCATCAGATTGCAGGCCACTGACCACCTTTGTTCAGACAAACTCAGATGCATTCAGGGAAGTGGTACAACGTTTGACAGGTCCATCGGAACCAAAAGTAGGAGAGTCTGCAAAGGTTTCGACCATGAAAAGGACAACCTCAAAACTCCATGAGAGAAGGAAATCCATGAAGCCAAAGCTTGAGATTGTGAAACCCATTTTGCATTTCAAAACAGGTGCATGTTCTTCACCCTCTAAGTCATCAAAAAGTTGTAGCTTTCCTCCGAGTCCTGGATCAGGAAGTTCAAGCCTTCTTCATAGCCCCACCACCCCTTCGACCTTGTTCTCCCATTTGAGCATTATGGAGAATGAAAAGAAACAAGAGTCGGTGATGCATGAATTGAAcacagaagaagaagagaaagctATCAGAGAAAGGAGATTTTATTTGCATCCATCACCACGTGCAAAACCAGGTTACAGTGACCCAGAATTACTTATTTTGTTTCCTCTGGCCTCTGCTAAACCATGTGAGAAACTAGAATTTTGA
- the LOC114177753 gene encoding calcium-dependent protein kinase SK5 isoform X1 has translation MAAKSSSSSTNVTVKAAWVLPHRTQNIREVYEVGRKLGQGQFGTTFLCTHRTTGGKFACKSIPKRKLLCKEDYEDVWREIQIMHHLSEHANVVRIEGAYEDSSAVHLVMELCEGGELFDRIVQKGHYSERQAARLIKTIVEVVEACHSLGVMHRDLKPENFLFDTVDEDAKLKATDFGLSVFYKPGESFCDVVGSPYYVAPEVLRKLYGPESDVWSAGVILYILLSGVPPFWAETEPGIFKQILLGKLDFQSEPWPSISDSAKDLIRKMLDQNPKTRLTAHEVLRHPWIVDDSIAPDKPLDSAVLSRLKQFSAMNKLKKMALRAKGIGAGKSYMVGIKSNNWIMSQWISQQLSLVIAERLSEEEIGGLKELFKMIDTDNSGSITFDELKDGLKRVGSELMESEIKDLMDAADIDKSGTIDYGEFIAATVHLNKLEREENLVSAFSYFDKDGSGYITLDEIQQACKDFGLDDVHIDDMIKEIDQDNDGQIDYGEFTAMMRKGNGGIGRRTMRKTLNLRDAFGLVDNGSNQVIEGYFK, from the exons ATGGCGGCGAAATCGAGTTCGAGTTCGACAAACGTGACGGTGAAAGCAGCGTGGGTTCTGCCGCACCGGACGCAGAACATCCGGGAGGTGTACGAGGTGGGTAGGAAACTGGGGCAGGGGCAGTTCGGGACGACGTTCCTGTGCACGCACCGGACGACTGGGGGAAAGTTCGCGTGCAAGTCGATTCCGAAGCGGAAGCTTCTGTGCAAGGAGGATTACGAGGACGTGTGGCGGGAGATTCAGATTATGCACCACTTGTCGGAGCACGCCAACGTGGTTCGCATCGAGGGTGCGTACGAGGACTCTTCCGCCGTGCACCTCGTGATGGAGCTCTGCGAGGGTGGCGAGCTCTTCGACCGGATCGTCCAGAAGGGCCACTACAGTGAGAGACAGGCGGCGAGGTTGATAAAGACCATTGTTGAGGTTGTCGAGGCTTGTCACTCGCTTGGAGTCATGCACAGGGACCTCAAGCCCGAGAACTTTCTCTTTGATACTGTTGACGAGGATGCCAAGCTAAAAGCTACCGACTTCGGGTTGTCCGTTTTTTACAAGCCTG GTGAATCATTTTGTGACGTTGTCGGGAGCCCATACTATGTTGCACCAGAGGTCTTGCGCAAGCTCTATGGGCCTGAATCAGATGTGTGGAGTGCAGGGGTTATTCTGTACATTTTGTTAAGTGGGGTGCCACCATTTTGGGCTG AAACTGAACCCGGGATCTTCAAACAGATTTTATTGGGAAAACTTGATTTTCAATCTGAGCCTTGGCCTAGCATTTCAGACAGTGCCAAGGATCTAATTCGGAAAATGCTTGATCAAAATCCAAAAACCAGGCTTACAGCACATGAAGTACTCC GTCACCCATGGATTGTTGATGACAGCATTGCACCGGATAAACCTCTAGATTCTGCAGTTTTATCACGCCTGAAACAGTTCTCTGCAATGAATAAACTGAAAAAGATGGCATTGCGG GCCAAGGGTATTGGAGCCGGAAAAAGCTACATGGTTggaatcaaatcaaacaattggATTATGTCCCAATGGATTTCTCAACAGCTATCATTG GTTATTGCCGAGAGGCTGTCTGAAGAAGAAATTGGTGGCCTGAAAGAGTTATTCAAGATGATTGACACCGACAACAGTGGATCCATAACGTTTGATGAGTTAAAAGACGGCTTGAAGCGAGTAGGATCTGAACTCATGGAGTCTGAAATCAAGGATCTTATGGATGCT GCAGATATTGATAAAAGTGGAACAATTGATTATGGTGAATTCATTGCCGCCACTGTTCATTTAAACAAGCTGGAGAGAGAGGAAAACCTGGTGTCAGCCTTCTCCTATTTTGACAAGGATGGTAGTGGTTACATAACCCTTGATGAGATACAACAAGCTTGTAAGGACTTTGGTTTAGATGATGTTCACATTGATGACATGATCAAGGAAATTGACCAAGACAAT GATGGGCAAATAGATTATGGGGAATTCACTGCCATGATGAGAAAGGGCAATGGAGGAATTGGAAGAAGAACTATGAGAAAAACACTGAATTTAAGAGATGCTTTTGGGTTAGTAGACAATGGGTCCAATCAAGTTATTGAGGGCTACTTTAAGTAA
- the LOC114177753 gene encoding calcium-dependent protein kinase SK5 isoform X2 gives MAAKSSSSSTNVTVKAAWVLPHRTQNIREVYEVGRKLGQGQFGTTFLCTHRTTGGKFACKSIPKRKLLCKEDYEDVWREIQIMHHLSEHANVVRIEGAYEDSSAVHLVMELCEGGELFDRIVQKGHYSERQAARLIKTIVEVVEACHSLGVMHRDLKPENFLFDTVDEDAKLKATDFGLSVFYKPGESFCDVVGSPYYVAPEVLRKLYGPESDVWSAGVILYILLSGVPPFWAETEPGIFKQILLGKLDFQSEPWPSISDSAKDLIRKMLDQNPKTRLTAHEVLRHPWIVDDSIAPDKPLDSAVLSRLKQFSAMNKLKKMALRVIAERLSEEEIGGLKELFKMIDTDNSGSITFDELKDGLKRVGSELMESEIKDLMDAADIDKSGTIDYGEFIAATVHLNKLEREENLVSAFSYFDKDGSGYITLDEIQQACKDFGLDDVHIDDMIKEIDQDNDGQIDYGEFTAMMRKGNGGIGRRTMRKTLNLRDAFGLVDNGSNQVIEGYFK, from the exons ATGGCGGCGAAATCGAGTTCGAGTTCGACAAACGTGACGGTGAAAGCAGCGTGGGTTCTGCCGCACCGGACGCAGAACATCCGGGAGGTGTACGAGGTGGGTAGGAAACTGGGGCAGGGGCAGTTCGGGACGACGTTCCTGTGCACGCACCGGACGACTGGGGGAAAGTTCGCGTGCAAGTCGATTCCGAAGCGGAAGCTTCTGTGCAAGGAGGATTACGAGGACGTGTGGCGGGAGATTCAGATTATGCACCACTTGTCGGAGCACGCCAACGTGGTTCGCATCGAGGGTGCGTACGAGGACTCTTCCGCCGTGCACCTCGTGATGGAGCTCTGCGAGGGTGGCGAGCTCTTCGACCGGATCGTCCAGAAGGGCCACTACAGTGAGAGACAGGCGGCGAGGTTGATAAAGACCATTGTTGAGGTTGTCGAGGCTTGTCACTCGCTTGGAGTCATGCACAGGGACCTCAAGCCCGAGAACTTTCTCTTTGATACTGTTGACGAGGATGCCAAGCTAAAAGCTACCGACTTCGGGTTGTCCGTTTTTTACAAGCCTG GTGAATCATTTTGTGACGTTGTCGGGAGCCCATACTATGTTGCACCAGAGGTCTTGCGCAAGCTCTATGGGCCTGAATCAGATGTGTGGAGTGCAGGGGTTATTCTGTACATTTTGTTAAGTGGGGTGCCACCATTTTGGGCTG AAACTGAACCCGGGATCTTCAAACAGATTTTATTGGGAAAACTTGATTTTCAATCTGAGCCTTGGCCTAGCATTTCAGACAGTGCCAAGGATCTAATTCGGAAAATGCTTGATCAAAATCCAAAAACCAGGCTTACAGCACATGAAGTACTCC GTCACCCATGGATTGTTGATGACAGCATTGCACCGGATAAACCTCTAGATTCTGCAGTTTTATCACGCCTGAAACAGTTCTCTGCAATGAATAAACTGAAAAAGATGGCATTGCGG GTTATTGCCGAGAGGCTGTCTGAAGAAGAAATTGGTGGCCTGAAAGAGTTATTCAAGATGATTGACACCGACAACAGTGGATCCATAACGTTTGATGAGTTAAAAGACGGCTTGAAGCGAGTAGGATCTGAACTCATGGAGTCTGAAATCAAGGATCTTATGGATGCT GCAGATATTGATAAAAGTGGAACAATTGATTATGGTGAATTCATTGCCGCCACTGTTCATTTAAACAAGCTGGAGAGAGAGGAAAACCTGGTGTCAGCCTTCTCCTATTTTGACAAGGATGGTAGTGGTTACATAACCCTTGATGAGATACAACAAGCTTGTAAGGACTTTGGTTTAGATGATGTTCACATTGATGACATGATCAAGGAAATTGACCAAGACAAT GATGGGCAAATAGATTATGGGGAATTCACTGCCATGATGAGAAAGGGCAATGGAGGAATTGGAAGAAGAACTATGAGAAAAACACTGAATTTAAGAGATGCTTTTGGGTTAGTAGACAATGGGTCCAATCAAGTTATTGAGGGCTACTTTAAGTAA
- the LOC114177753 gene encoding calcium-dependent protein kinase SK5 isoform X3 translates to MAAKSSSSSTNVTVKAAWVLPHRTQNIREVYEVGRKLGQGQFGTTFLCTHRTTGGKFACKSIPKRKLLCKEDYEDVWREIQIMHHLSEHANVVRIEGAYEDSSAVHLVMELCEGGELFDRIVQKGHYSERQAARLIKTIVEVVEACHSLGVMHRDLKPENFLFDTVDEDAKLKATDFGLSVFYKPGESFCDVVGSPYYVAPEVLRKLYGPESDVWSAGVILYILLSGVPPFWAETEPGIFKQILLGKLDFQSEPWPSISDSAKDLIRKMLDQNPKTRLTAHEVLRHPWIVDDSIAPDKPLDSAVLSRLKQFSAMNKLKKMALRAKGIGAGKSYMVGIKSNNWIMSQWISQQLSLPHPYSYMIFISMSLKIGRQGSVLKELEPFFAGSFGFASSRKYQGWKANISRY, encoded by the exons ATGGCGGCGAAATCGAGTTCGAGTTCGACAAACGTGACGGTGAAAGCAGCGTGGGTTCTGCCGCACCGGACGCAGAACATCCGGGAGGTGTACGAGGTGGGTAGGAAACTGGGGCAGGGGCAGTTCGGGACGACGTTCCTGTGCACGCACCGGACGACTGGGGGAAAGTTCGCGTGCAAGTCGATTCCGAAGCGGAAGCTTCTGTGCAAGGAGGATTACGAGGACGTGTGGCGGGAGATTCAGATTATGCACCACTTGTCGGAGCACGCCAACGTGGTTCGCATCGAGGGTGCGTACGAGGACTCTTCCGCCGTGCACCTCGTGATGGAGCTCTGCGAGGGTGGCGAGCTCTTCGACCGGATCGTCCAGAAGGGCCACTACAGTGAGAGACAGGCGGCGAGGTTGATAAAGACCATTGTTGAGGTTGTCGAGGCTTGTCACTCGCTTGGAGTCATGCACAGGGACCTCAAGCCCGAGAACTTTCTCTTTGATACTGTTGACGAGGATGCCAAGCTAAAAGCTACCGACTTCGGGTTGTCCGTTTTTTACAAGCCTG GTGAATCATTTTGTGACGTTGTCGGGAGCCCATACTATGTTGCACCAGAGGTCTTGCGCAAGCTCTATGGGCCTGAATCAGATGTGTGGAGTGCAGGGGTTATTCTGTACATTTTGTTAAGTGGGGTGCCACCATTTTGGGCTG AAACTGAACCCGGGATCTTCAAACAGATTTTATTGGGAAAACTTGATTTTCAATCTGAGCCTTGGCCTAGCATTTCAGACAGTGCCAAGGATCTAATTCGGAAAATGCTTGATCAAAATCCAAAAACCAGGCTTACAGCACATGAAGTACTCC GTCACCCATGGATTGTTGATGACAGCATTGCACCGGATAAACCTCTAGATTCTGCAGTTTTATCACGCCTGAAACAGTTCTCTGCAATGAATAAACTGAAAAAGATGGCATTGCGG GCCAAGGGTATTGGAGCCGGAAAAAGCTACATGGTTggaatcaaatcaaacaattggATTATGTCCCAATGGATTTCTCAACAGCTATCATTG CCTCATCCTTATTCttacatgattttcatatcTATGAGCCTTAAAATTGGAAGACAAGGTTCAGTTCTGAAGGAACTTGAACCATTCTTTGCTGGAAGTTTTGGCTTTGCTTCAAGTAGGAAATACCAAGGTTGGAAAGCTAACATAAGTAGATATTGA
- the LOC114179898 gene encoding protein DYAD-like isoform X1 yields MGHLGVSHRVMFIAHHEENGSKLSSSIPTVEESNDKENITKGEPIFMPKFKKRKRLSLNRLREIKADMCASTRESSSVMPETKKSENRDRWSTKRYTLAEQSMWEVLKGEGATFESPITRPALRMAVRKHIGDTGLLDHLLKHIDGRLAPGGTERFRRRFNTKGIMEYWSESANLDEIRQETGMQDPYRIQPSKLRAGSVPMQNMDSVDELKMLKIEMAQMKRDMQELIAKKKEKRERCLMEETQKSFVNWKAMTEKRVTEIFTFLKGVQGINEDMLIWKTKVEQQLMEIDNKLSDVRPLRELTTSNYLPVSWEDWLESTNLDIVHGNEFSPWFGNPELLDVPQEIVLQEPNSTLPIQLQSEEQTNMKSNLHDLVPKKLGEDQPNVIPDSSVAVNSKSDLDNSLILYKEMFLELFTWRDKMDQQLLEISNTVYGMLTTE; encoded by the exons ATGGGTCATTTGGGTGTTTCTCACCGAGTCATGTTCATTGCTCATCATGAGGAAAATGGAAGCAAACTTTCTTCCAGTATTCCTACGGTGGAGGAatcaaatgataaagaaaatatcaCGAAAGGTGAACCTATCTTCAtgccaaaatttaaaaaaagaaaacgcCTTAGCCTAAATCGTCTAAGAGAGATTAAAGCGGATATGTGTGCCAGTACAAGGGAAAGTAGCAGCGTCATGCCTGAAACAAAGAAGAGTGAAAACAGAGATAGGTGGTCAACTAAGAG GTATACGTTGGCTGAGCAAAGCATGTGGGAGGTCTTAAAAGGTGAAGGTGCAACGTTTGAAAGTCCAATTACCCGACCTGCATTAAGAATGGCCGTCCGTAAACACATCGGTGATACTGGACTATTAGACCACTTACTGAAGCACATTGATGGTAGATTGGCACCTGGAGGCACTGAGCGGTTCCGACGGCGTTTCAACACCAAAGGAATCATGGAGTATTGGTCCGAGAGTGCTAATTTGGATGAAATTCGCCAGGAGACTGGAATGCAAGACCCTTATCGGATACAACCGTCTAAATTAAGGGCAGGAAGTGTTCCTATGCAGAATATGGATTCTGTTGATGAACTGAAAATGCTCAAAATAGAAATGGCCCAGATGAAGAG GGACATGCAGGAGCTCAttgcaaaaaagaaagaaaaaagggaaAGGTGTTTGATGGAG GAGACACAGAAAAGTTTTGTGAATTGGAAAGCCATGACTGAGAAGCGTGTAACTgagatttttacttttttgaagGGTGTGCAG GGTATTAATGAAGACATGTTGATTTGGAAAACTAAAGTTGAGCAACAGCTAATGGAAATAGACAATAAATTGAGTGATGTGCGACCATTGAGAGAACTCACCACTTCAAATTATCTTCCGGTAAGCTGGGAGGATTGGCTAGAAAGCACCAACCTAGACATTGTTCATGGAAACGAATTTTCACCATGGTTTGGGAATCCTGAGCTGCTTGATGTTCCACAAGAGATTGTACTTCAAGAGCCGAACTCTACCCTACCAATTCAGCTGCAAAGTGAAGAACAGACTAACATGAAGAg CAATTTGCATGATTTGGTGCCAAAGAAGCTCGGTGAAGATCAACCTAATGTGATCCCTGATTCTTCTGTGGCTGTTAATTCTAAGTCAGACCTTGACAATTCGTTGATATTGTATAAG GAAATGTTCTTGGAATTATTTACATGGAGGGATAAAATGGACCAGCAGTTATTGGAAATATCAAATACTGTATATGGCATGCTGACAACCGAATAG
- the LOC114179898 gene encoding protein DYAD-like isoform X2, translated as MPETKKSENRDRWSTKRYTLAEQSMWEVLKGEGATFESPITRPALRMAVRKHIGDTGLLDHLLKHIDGRLAPGGTERFRRRFNTKGIMEYWSESANLDEIRQETGMQDPYRIQPSKLRAGSVPMQNMDSVDELKMLKIEMAQMKRDMQELIAKKKEKRERCLMEETQKSFVNWKAMTEKRVTEIFTFLKGVQGINEDMLIWKTKVEQQLMEIDNKLSDVRPLRELTTSNYLPVSWEDWLESTNLDIVHGNEFSPWFGNPELLDVPQEIVLQEPNSTLPIQLQSEEQTNMKSNLHDLVPKKLGEDQPNVIPDSSVAVNSKSDLDNSLILYKEMFLELFTWRDKMDQQLLEISNTVYGMLTTE; from the exons ATGCCTGAAACAAAGAAGAGTGAAAACAGAGATAGGTGGTCAACTAAGAG GTATACGTTGGCTGAGCAAAGCATGTGGGAGGTCTTAAAAGGTGAAGGTGCAACGTTTGAAAGTCCAATTACCCGACCTGCATTAAGAATGGCCGTCCGTAAACACATCGGTGATACTGGACTATTAGACCACTTACTGAAGCACATTGATGGTAGATTGGCACCTGGAGGCACTGAGCGGTTCCGACGGCGTTTCAACACCAAAGGAATCATGGAGTATTGGTCCGAGAGTGCTAATTTGGATGAAATTCGCCAGGAGACTGGAATGCAAGACCCTTATCGGATACAACCGTCTAAATTAAGGGCAGGAAGTGTTCCTATGCAGAATATGGATTCTGTTGATGAACTGAAAATGCTCAAAATAGAAATGGCCCAGATGAAGAG GGACATGCAGGAGCTCAttgcaaaaaagaaagaaaaaagggaaAGGTGTTTGATGGAG GAGACACAGAAAAGTTTTGTGAATTGGAAAGCCATGACTGAGAAGCGTGTAACTgagatttttacttttttgaagGGTGTGCAG GGTATTAATGAAGACATGTTGATTTGGAAAACTAAAGTTGAGCAACAGCTAATGGAAATAGACAATAAATTGAGTGATGTGCGACCATTGAGAGAACTCACCACTTCAAATTATCTTCCGGTAAGCTGGGAGGATTGGCTAGAAAGCACCAACCTAGACATTGTTCATGGAAACGAATTTTCACCATGGTTTGGGAATCCTGAGCTGCTTGATGTTCCACAAGAGATTGTACTTCAAGAGCCGAACTCTACCCTACCAATTCAGCTGCAAAGTGAAGAACAGACTAACATGAAGAg CAATTTGCATGATTTGGTGCCAAAGAAGCTCGGTGAAGATCAACCTAATGTGATCCCTGATTCTTCTGTGGCTGTTAATTCTAAGTCAGACCTTGACAATTCGTTGATATTGTATAAG GAAATGTTCTTGGAATTATTTACATGGAGGGATAAAATGGACCAGCAGTTATTGGAAATATCAAATACTGTATATGGCATGCTGACAACCGAATAG